The Arthrobacter zhaoxinii sequence GCGCCGCCACCGGACGGGAGAGCGTGGGGCGGCCGAACACCACGACTCGTTCAATCATCGGGCCGAGTTCCGGCAGCAGCAGGCGGTAGGCACCCACGGCGTTGGGACCGATGCGGGCATTGGAGGACGGTTCCGCCAGCAGCGGCAGCCCGGCACGCAGGGCAAAGAGCGCAGCGAGCTCCCCGGCGCCGTCGCCCGCCACCACCACGGTGCGGTGGGTGCCGGGAATCGGCGGATCGGCGGCAGGGATCCGGTCCTCCGCCGGAACCGGAGCGGAGAAGGGCAAAGGCTCCGGAACGGAGCCGGATTCGAGGAACAAGGGGTCGGTCTCGCCGGGGGTCAGCGGATCCCGGAACTGGAGGTTCACATGCACCGGCCCCACGGGAATCCCGTTGCCGAGGCGGGCCAGGGCGGCGGAAATGGCTTCGGCAGGATCGGTGCCGGCCTCCACATCCGCAGCCGTCACCGGGAAGTGGGCAAAGAGGCCCGGCTGCACCGTGGTCTGGTTGGCACCGGTGCCGTGCAGCTCCGCCGGCCTGTCCGCGGAGAGGACCACCAGCGGAACACCGGCATGGTGGGCTTCCATCACGGCAGGCATCAGTTCACCCACGGCAGTGCCCGACGTCGTCACGACGGCTGCGGGACGACGCCCGCCGCGGGCCAGGCCGAGGGCAGTAAAGCCGGCAACCCGTTCATCAATCCGTACGTGCACCCGCATCCGCTCCTGCAGTTCCGCTTCCGCCAGCGCGTAGGCCAGCGGTGCGCTGCGCGATCCCGGGGCCAGGACGACGTCGCGCACTCCTGCGGAAGCCAGGGCGGCGACGGCGGAGCGGGCTGCCTGGAGGGAGCTCAATCCGGTCCGTGCCGCATCCGCCAGGTCAGAGGTGCCGGTCGCAGAGGAGGCAGACGGCCCGGCTGCCGAGGACGGGTTGGGAGACTTCGGGGTTCCGTTCACTCTTCCATCCTAGGGTTCGTCCGGACCGTAGCGCCCGCATTGCAGGGGTCACCGGTGCGTGCTTCCGCTCCGTGCTGCATCCCCAGCCGAATCCCTTCTTTCTGAACGGGGCATCATGCTTTGCCGGGAAGGTCTAACCGTACGTTCATGCCGTCCCTACACTGATGGAACCAGCACCTTGAGACTCGCATGGCGCATGCCGCCGCGACCGGAAGGTCCGCTATGACGCAGACCCACAAAATCGCAACCATTGCCGGAGACGGGATCGGACAGGAAGTGGTGCCTGAAGGAATGCGGGCGTTGGCTGCCGCAGCTGAGGCCTTTGACTTCACCTTGAAGAGCACCGACTTCGACTTTGCCAACGGTGACTATTACCTCAAGCACGGCAGGATGCTGCCGGACAACTGGGTTGAGCAGCTTGAGGGTTTCGACGCCATCTTCTTCGGTGCTGTCGGCTCCCCTGAGACAGTTCCGGACCATATATCCCTGTGGGGAAGCCTCCTCCAGTTTCGCCGCCATTTCGACCAGTACGTCAACCTCCGGCCGGTGAAGCTGCTGGCCGGAGTCCGGAGTCCGTTGGCGGACCGCCGGCCCGGGGACATCGACTTTTACGTTGTCCGCGAGAACACCGAGGGCGAGTATTCCAGCATTGGCGGGCGGATATTCGAGGGCACCGACAGGGAAACGGTGATCCAGGAAACGGTGATGACCCGGACCGGTGTAGACCGCATCCTCAAGTACGCGTTCGACCTCGCCGGCAGCCGTCCCGAAAAGCACCTGACCTCCGCCACCAAAAGCAACGGGATTTCGGTGACCATGCCGTACTGGGACGAGCGTGTAGCTCAAATGTCCGGCAATTACGCAGAGGTGAGGGTCGACAGCTACCACATCGACATCCTGACGGCGCACTTCGTGCTGCATCCCGAAAGGTTTGACGTAGTCGTGGCCAGCAACCTCTTCGGCGACATCCTCTCGGACCTGGGCCCGGCATGCACGGGCACCATCGGCATCGCGCCCAGCGGCAACATAAACCCCGAACGCCGCTTCCCGAGCCTTTTCGAACCCGTTCACGGATCTGCTCCGGACATTGCCGGCCAGGGTATCGCGAACCCCATCGGCCAGATCTGGAGTGCGTCCATGATGCTGCAGCACCTGGGTGAGCCTGCAGCAGCAGCCGCCGTGGTCCAGGCTTTCGAGAACGTGCTGGCCCGGGGAGATGTCTCCCTCACTCCCGATCTGGGCGGCAACGGAACCACCGAGCAACTGGGAAAAGCCATCGCCGATGAAATCAGTGCCGTAGCCGCCGGATGACCCGCAGGGGTTATCCGGCGGTTGTGCCGTTTCAGTTCCACGGCGGCACACCACGGGCCGCGGCCCGTCGAACCGAAAAATTGCACCCGATGTCCGGAGGACGAAGATGTCCCAGAATGCGCCGCTGTCCATGCCGGCCCCGAAGACGCCGGGGTTCACCGACGTCAAAGCCGCCCTGCTGGGCGGGAAAACGTTCCGGAGCCTAAGCGAACAATCCCTCTCTCCCCGCGAGGAAAAGTTTGAGCGGGCACGCCAGACCCTGGGGTTGTTCCTCGCCCCAGCCGTCGCAATCGTCTTCGCACTCCTGCCCACAGCAATGGACCCGACCCAGCAGCTGCTGGCTGCGGTCCTGCTCGGCGTGATCATCCTGTGGATCTGCGAACCGGTGCCCATCCCCGTGGGTGGCCTCATGGGGGTTGCCGCCGTAGTGATCCTCGGGATCGCACCGGCCGCGGAGGTCCTGCAGCCCTTTGGCTCCACAACCATCTTCACGTTTATCGGCGCCTTCATACTGGCCCAAGCCATGCTCAAACACGGCATCGCGCAGCGGCTGGCCTTCGCCGTTCTCTCCGTCCCCGGAGTGGCAAAGTCGACGTACCGTATTATCACCGCCTTCGGAGTGATCACCTGCCTGCTCTCTGCTTTCGTGTCGAACACCGCAACGGTGGCTATGCTGCTGCCTACGGCTCTGGGCATCCTCACGGTCATCGGCGAACTTCTGCAGAACCGTGGCGTCGTCAAGTCCGACTTCGACCCGTTGCGCCTGCGCGTCGGTGCCGCGCTGATGCTGATGCTGGCCTACGGCGCCAGCGTGGGCGGACTGCTCACGCCTGTGGGTTCTCCGCCGAACCTCATCGGCCGCGGCCTGATCGAGGAAGCGACGGGCGTGCGCATCTCGTTTGCCCAGTGGGCCGCCACCGCTGCACCGCTCTGCCTCGCCATGTTCATCGTGCTCGCCCTCGTTATGTTCCTGCTCAATAAGCCCGAGATCCGCAGGATTGAAGGCGTTGACGGGTTCATCAGCGAGAAAAAAGCCGAGCAGGGGAAAATGAAGCGGGCAGAGGTCAACACCCTGATCGCCTTCGGTTTTACCGTCACTCTCTGGCTGCTCCCCGCGTTCGCGAGCCTTATCTTCGGCACGGAATCCGAGCAGTACATCTTCCTGGACGACAGGCTGGACGAAGGCATCGTGGCAGTGCTCGGGGCCTCACTGCTGTTCATCCTCCCCACCGATTGGAAGAAGCGCGAAGCCACCCTCACCTGGTCCGATGCAGCCAAGATCGACTGGGGAACCATCGTCCTCTTCGGCACGGGCATCATCTTCGGTTCCCTGCTGTCGGCCACGGGTCTGGCGGAAACCATCGGAACCACCGCCTCCGACACCCTGGGCGTCACCAGCGTCATCACCATCACCGCCTTCTCAGTGATACTGGCTATCCTCATCTCGGAAACCACCAGCAACACCGCCTCTGCGGCCGTCGTTGTGCCCATCGTGATTCCCCTGTGCGTGGCGATGGATGTGGACCCCTTCATTCCCGCCCTGGCGGCGACTTTCGCGGCATCCTTCGGCTTTATGCTCCCGGTATCGACGCCGCAGAACGCCATTGTCTATGGGTCCGGAACCATACCCATCACCAGGATGATCCGCACGGGACTCGTCTTCGACATCCTCGGGGCAGCGCTCATCATCAGCATTGTCCCCATCATGGTCGGGGTCACCGGCATCGGCGGCTGACGCCGACGCCGGCGTGACATATGTGCGGATCGGCGCCTAGCGCTGCTCCGCCGTCACCAACTGCGCATGCACCCGTTCCAGCCTGTCCAGCCACCACTGCCGGCGCTCCGGTGAGGCGCCATACCGCTCCAGCAGCTCCTCGGACACCGGCACGTCGCGCACGGCCAGGGCACCGCCGTCGGGCAGCAGGGACTCCTCGGTCACGTCCCCTGCCATCAGCGAAAGCGTCCCCAGACCGCAGGCGTAGGGAAGCTCGGGCAGCGCTGCGGCCAGTGCCACTCCGGTGCGGATCCCCACCGAGGTGTCGATGGCGGAGCTCACCACGGCGGGCAGTCCGGCCTGCGCAACGATCTGCACTGCGCGGCGCACGCCGCCGAGCGGTGCCGCCTTGATGATGATCAGATCCGCCGCGTCTTCCCGGGCCACCTTCAGCGGATCGGTTTCCTTCCGTACGCTTTCGTCGGCGGCAATCAGCACCGGAACCCCGCGCCGGCGCAGCTCGGTCCGCACGGCACGCAGGCCCGCAATTCCGGCGACGGGCTGCTCAGCATATTCCAGCCCGGCCTCCGCCAGCAGGGTCAGCGTGTCGACGGCGGTGGGCACGTCCCAGCCCGCGTTCGCATCCACGCGGATACCGGCGTCGGGCAACAGGCGGCGGACCTCGGCCACCCGGGCCAGGTCCTCCTGCGGGGTCTGGCCGGTCTCGGCAACCTTGACCTTCACGGCAGGGACCTTTCCGAACCGGGCCAGCACGGCTTCCACCTCGTTGACTGCGACAGCGGGAACCGTGCCGTTGACCGGGATGGAGCTGCGCACCGGCTCGGGATAGCCCTCCTCCGCGGCTTCCAGGGCGGAAGCGAGCCAGGGTGCGGCCTCGGCGTCGGAGTACTCCGGGAAGGGCGCGAATTCACCCCAGCC is a genomic window containing:
- the menD gene encoding 2-succinyl-5-enolpyruvyl-6-hydroxy-3-cyclohexene-1-carboxylic-acid synthase, whose product is MNGTPKSPNPSSAAGPSASSATGTSDLADAARTGLSSLQAARSAVAALASAGVRDVVLAPGSRSAPLAYALAEAELQERMRVHVRIDERVAGFTALGLARGGRRPAAVVTTSGTAVGELMPAVMEAHHAGVPLVVLSADRPAELHGTGANQTTVQPGLFAHFPVTAADVEAGTDPAEAISAALARLGNGIPVGPVHVNLQFRDPLTPGETDPLFLESGSVPEPLPFSAPVPAEDRIPAADPPIPGTHRTVVVAGDGAGELAALFALRAGLPLLAEPSSNARIGPNAVGAYRLLLPELGPMIERVVVFGRPTLSRPVAALLARTDVEKALYLPRPVNWFTEGRRPETIISDIPGLFAFAGTGAPGWLEQWRTASEAAMNTLNNLLEQQTELTGLQVADLVWDAADANLVLGSSNVIRDMDLVASPGWHPLDVYANRGLAGIDGTISTATGIALANGIPTRLLLGDLTFLHDAGALLLGNGEDEPDLQMIVLNDAGGGIFSVLEHGALGEDPRYTALVERFFGTPHRADLAALCRGYGVRHQMVRSADELVAALAEPVRGRSVLEVRTARETLRGLHQQVQAAVSAAVRS
- a CDS encoding tartrate dehydrogenase — protein: MTQTHKIATIAGDGIGQEVVPEGMRALAAAAEAFDFTLKSTDFDFANGDYYLKHGRMLPDNWVEQLEGFDAIFFGAVGSPETVPDHISLWGSLLQFRRHFDQYVNLRPVKLLAGVRSPLADRRPGDIDFYVVRENTEGEYSSIGGRIFEGTDRETVIQETVMTRTGVDRILKYAFDLAGSRPEKHLTSATKSNGISVTMPYWDERVAQMSGNYAEVRVDSYHIDILTAHFVLHPERFDVVVASNLFGDILSDLGPACTGTIGIAPSGNINPERRFPSLFEPVHGSAPDIAGQGIANPIGQIWSASMMLQHLGEPAAAAAVVQAFENVLARGDVSLTPDLGGNGTTEQLGKAIADEISAVAAG
- a CDS encoding SLC13 family permease, with the translated sequence MSQNAPLSMPAPKTPGFTDVKAALLGGKTFRSLSEQSLSPREEKFERARQTLGLFLAPAVAIVFALLPTAMDPTQQLLAAVLLGVIILWICEPVPIPVGGLMGVAAVVILGIAPAAEVLQPFGSTTIFTFIGAFILAQAMLKHGIAQRLAFAVLSVPGVAKSTYRIITAFGVITCLLSAFVSNTATVAMLLPTALGILTVIGELLQNRGVVKSDFDPLRLRVGAALMLMLAYGASVGGLLTPVGSPPNLIGRGLIEEATGVRISFAQWAATAAPLCLAMFIVLALVMFLLNKPEIRRIEGVDGFISEKKAEQGKMKRAEVNTLIAFGFTVTLWLLPAFASLIFGTESEQYIFLDDRLDEGIVAVLGASLLFILPTDWKKREATLTWSDAAKIDWGTIVLFGTGIIFGSLLSATGLAETIGTTASDTLGVTSVITITAFSVILAILISETTSNTASAAVVVPIVIPLCVAMDVDPFIPALAATFAASFGFMLPVSTPQNAIVYGSGTIPITRMIRTGLVFDILGAALIISIVPIMVGVTGIGG
- a CDS encoding o-succinylbenzoate synthase, whose product is MRVKFRGILHREALLLSGPAGWGEFAPFPEYSDAEAAPWLASALEAAEEGYPEPVRSSIPVNGTVPAVAVNEVEAVLARFGKVPAVKVKVAETGQTPQEDLARVAEVRRLLPDAGIRVDANAGWDVPTAVDTLTLLAEAGLEYAEQPVAGIAGLRAVRTELRRRGVPVLIAADESVRKETDPLKVAREDAADLIIIKAAPLGGVRRAVQIVAQAGLPAVVSSAIDTSVGIRTGVALAAALPELPYACGLGTLSLMAGDVTEESLLPDGGALAVRDVPVSEELLERYGASPERRQWWLDRLERVHAQLVTAEQR